Proteins found in one Sporosarcina sp. FSL K6-3457 genomic segment:
- a CDS encoding ABC transporter substrate-binding protein produces the protein MNKRKLWSFGLMLLLVLSAALAACGGADDSGKKEEGSPDTGKDEEAVVKKDTRDTLVFGRGGDSTSLDPSRVTEGESFKVTVNLYETLLNFGEQDTTIQPGLATEWEPSEDGLTYTFILREGVKFHDGTDFNAEAVVKNFDRWANGDPDKFPYYYSMFGGFKDDPERVIDSVTADGDNKVVITLTRQQAPFLKNIAMSMFAIASPTAFEIGDDQFERNPVGTGPFKFVDWKPNETITIEKFDDYWQEGLPKLQRVIFRSIPDNTARLNDLMTGAIELADGINPSDGKAIEGNADLQLFERPSMNVGYLGLTVTRPPFDKKEVRQAINHAIDKQSIVDAFFEGRADVAKNPMPPSISGYNDDIEGYEYNPEKAKELLAQAGLADGFEMELWAMPVPRPYMPDGRKVAEVIQKNLADVGITANIVSHEWATYLELASKGDADAFMLGWTGDNGDADNFLYVLLDEDNIGSNNYTYYKNDKMHDLFIQAQTEVDEEKRNELYRQAQEIIHEEAPWVPLAHSTPLLGADKGLAGFKPHPTGSDLLSNVEFTE, from the coding sequence ATGAATAAAAGAAAGTTATGGTCATTCGGCTTGATGCTGCTACTGGTACTTTCGGCAGCTCTTGCGGCATGTGGTGGGGCAGATGACAGTGGCAAGAAAGAGGAAGGCTCGCCGGATACAGGAAAGGATGAGGAGGCGGTCGTCAAAAAAGACACTAGAGACACATTAGTCTTTGGACGTGGCGGAGATTCTACATCTCTTGATCCATCCCGAGTTACTGAAGGAGAATCCTTCAAAGTTACAGTCAATCTTTATGAAACTCTCTTGAACTTTGGAGAGCAAGATACAACGATTCAACCGGGTCTTGCTACTGAGTGGGAACCGAGTGAAGATGGTTTGACGTATACGTTTATATTACGTGAAGGTGTCAAATTCCATGATGGAACTGACTTTAATGCAGAAGCAGTTGTGAAAAACTTTGATCGTTGGGCAAATGGAGATCCAGATAAATTCCCTTACTACTACTCTATGTTTGGTGGTTTCAAGGATGATCCAGAACGCGTTATCGATTCAGTAACTGCTGATGGCGATAATAAAGTTGTCATCACGTTGACGCGTCAACAAGCACCATTCCTTAAAAATATTGCAATGAGTATGTTTGCCATTGCAAGTCCAACTGCATTTGAAATTGGTGATGACCAGTTTGAAAGAAATCCTGTTGGAACAGGTCCATTCAAATTTGTTGACTGGAAACCAAATGAAACAATTACAATTGAGAAGTTTGATGATTATTGGCAAGAAGGATTACCGAAACTACAAAGAGTTATTTTCCGTTCAATTCCTGACAACACTGCACGTTTGAATGACTTGATGACTGGCGCGATAGAATTAGCAGATGGCATTAACCCATCTGATGGTAAAGCAATTGAAGGCAATGCTGATTTACAGTTATTCGAACGTCCATCTATGAACGTAGGTTACCTAGGGTTGACAGTAACACGTCCTCCTTTCGATAAAAAAGAAGTACGCCAAGCGATTAACCATGCAATTGACAAACAATCTATCGTCGATGCATTCTTTGAAGGGCGTGCGGATGTTGCGAAAAATCCAATGCCGCCTTCCATTTCAGGCTATAACGATGACATCGAGGGGTACGAATATAATCCTGAAAAAGCAAAAGAACTTCTTGCACAGGCGGGATTAGCAGATGGCTTTGAAATGGAATTATGGGCAATGCCTGTTCCACGTCCATACATGCCAGATGGTAGAAAAGTAGCTGAAGTTATTCAGAAAAACCTTGCAGATGTAGGCATCACTGCGAATATCGTATCACATGAGTGGGCAACTTACTTGGAGCTTGCAAGTAAAGGAGATGCTGATGCGTTCATGCTAGGTTGGACTGGTGATAACGGTGATGCTGATAACTTCCTATACGTTCTTCTTGATGAAGATAATATTGGAAGCAACAACTATACGTACTATAAAAATGATAAGATGCACGATCTATTCATCCAAGCACAAACTGAAGTGGATGAAGAAAAACGTAATGAGCTTTACAGGCAAGCACAGGAAATTATCCATGAGGAAGCTCCATGGGTACCACTTGCTCACTCGACTCCACTTCTTGGAGCTGATAAAGGTCTAGCAGGCTTCAAACCGCATCCAACTGGATCGGATTTGCTATCAAACGTAGAGTTTACGGAATAA
- a CDS encoding ABC transporter ATP-binding protein, which translates to MTTKPLLKVEGLKKYFPIKKGLLGKTVGHVKAVDDVSFYVNEGETLGIVGESGCGKSTTGRMLMRLLEPTEGTVEFDGKDLTSLSTEEMRKTRREIQMVFQDPYASLNPRHTIEKILEEPLIVHGISNSKERKKKVHEFLEIVGLSAYHAKRYPHQFSGGQRQRIGIARALMTNPKLIIADEPVSALDVSIQAQVLNLMQDLQKDFKLTYIFIAHDLGVVRHISDRVGVMYLGKMVEIAESEQLYMKALHPYTQALLSAVPVPDPDFKKEQVILEGDIPNPANPPLGCTFHTRCPFKMDVCTQVVPQLIEHSTGHSVACHLYSEQDGNDIKHKQMEGSV; encoded by the coding sequence ATGACGACAAAGCCCTTATTGAAAGTTGAAGGTTTAAAAAAGTATTTTCCCATTAAAAAAGGGCTGCTTGGTAAAACGGTTGGGCATGTCAAAGCGGTAGATGATGTATCATTTTATGTCAATGAAGGCGAAACACTCGGAATCGTAGGTGAATCCGGTTGTGGTAAATCCACAACAGGTCGTATGCTCATGCGGCTATTGGAGCCGACTGAGGGGACAGTGGAGTTTGATGGTAAAGATTTAACGTCTTTATCGACAGAAGAAATGCGCAAAACGAGACGTGAAATTCAAATGGTATTCCAGGATCCTTATGCCTCCTTGAATCCACGCCATACGATTGAGAAGATTTTGGAAGAGCCACTCATCGTTCACGGTATAAGTAATTCGAAAGAACGCAAAAAGAAAGTGCATGAATTTTTAGAAATTGTTGGGTTGAGCGCTTACCATGCGAAACGCTATCCGCATCAGTTTAGTGGAGGGCAAAGGCAGCGTATCGGCATTGCTCGTGCGTTAATGACGAATCCGAAATTGATTATAGCAGATGAGCCTGTTTCGGCATTGGACGTTTCTATTCAAGCACAGGTATTAAATTTGATGCAGGATTTGCAAAAGGATTTCAAGCTGACTTATATTTTCATCGCGCATGATTTAGGTGTTGTCCGTCATATTAGTGACCGTGTCGGTGTTATGTATTTAGGTAAAATGGTGGAGATTGCAGAGAGTGAACAGTTATATATGAAAGCGCTTCATCCATATACGCAGGCGTTGTTATCGGCTGTACCAGTGCCGGATCCCGATTTCAAAAAAGAGCAGGTTATTCTTGAAGGGGATATTCCGAATCCGGCAAATCCACCGTTGGGTTGCACATTCCATACGCGCTGTCCGTTTAAAATGGACGTCTGTACGCAAGTTGTACCACAACTAATTGAGCATTCCACGGGTCATTCTGTCGCCTGTCATCTTTATAGTGAACAGGACGGCAATGATATAAAACACAAACAGATGGAGGGGTCAGTATGA
- a CDS encoding ABC transporter ATP-binding protein, which translates to MSERKIVLDVKDLQTTFFTDSGEIPAVDHIDFHVKEGEVLGIVGESGCGKSVTSLSIMGLVPKPPGKIVGGQILFEDKDLLTMTERQMRHIRGNDIAMIFQEPMTSLNPLFTIGNQMVEAILIHEKGWSKKKAVTRAIDMLKLVGLPRAEGIMKDYPHQLSGGMRQRVMIAMALVCDPKVLIADEPTTALDVTIQAQILKLMRELNTRLNTAVLLITHDLGVVAETCERVIVMYAGQIIEEAPVKQIFEDPQHPYTKGLIQSVPDMRYKKDRLYSISGSVPKPGSIRQGCRFAARCEFAFDRCQRENPELYETSDVHQTRCFLYDGEGVGVNDDKALIES; encoded by the coding sequence ATGAGTGAGAGGAAGATTGTCCTCGATGTAAAAGATTTACAGACGACCTTTTTTACAGATTCAGGGGAAATACCGGCTGTAGATCATATTGATTTCCACGTGAAGGAAGGGGAAGTCCTTGGCATTGTCGGTGAATCTGGCTGTGGTAAAAGTGTAACATCCCTTTCAATCATGGGGCTTGTACCAAAACCGCCAGGGAAAATTGTTGGAGGTCAGATACTATTTGAGGATAAAGACTTACTGACCATGACAGAAAGACAGATGCGTCATATTCGTGGCAATGACATTGCGATGATATTCCAAGAGCCGATGACGTCATTGAATCCATTGTTCACGATAGGCAATCAAATGGTCGAAGCAATTTTGATTCATGAAAAGGGTTGGAGTAAAAAGAAAGCGGTTACACGCGCGATTGATATGTTGAAGCTTGTTGGGTTACCCCGCGCGGAGGGCATTATGAAAGACTATCCTCACCAATTGTCAGGCGGTATGCGGCAACGCGTGATGATTGCGATGGCACTTGTCTGTGATCCGAAGGTGCTAATTGCGGATGAACCGACGACTGCACTTGATGTGACGATTCAGGCTCAAATTTTGAAGCTGATGAGAGAATTGAATACGAGATTGAATACAGCTGTACTTCTCATCACACATGATTTAGGTGTTGTAGCTGAAACTTGTGAGCGTGTCATTGTGATGTATGCTGGGCAAATTATTGAAGAAGCACCTGTTAAGCAAATTTTTGAGGATCCACAACATCCGTATACGAAAGGGCTCATTCAATCAGTGCCTGATATGCGCTATAAAAAGGATCGGCTTTATTCGATATCGGGAAGTGTTCCAAAACCAGGTTCGATTCGGCAAGGTTGCCGATTTGCGGCGAGATGCGAATTTGCATTTGACCGTTGTCAGCGGGAAAACCCTGAACTATATGAAACATCAGATGTTCATCAAACACGATGCTTCTTATATGACGGAGAAGGGGTGGGAGTAAATGACGACAAAGCCCTTATTGAAAGTTGA
- a CDS encoding ABC transporter ATP-binding protein, producing MGDSIKRYMRFVKPYNWLILLTILLGIIKFAIPLFMPLLIKIVIDDIINSDLLTQAEMTRQLFYWLGGTALLFFIVRPPVEYYRQYYAQYVSNKILYDIRQVLYGHLQKLSLSYYSNTRAGEIISRVINDVEQTKNFVMIGLMNIWLDLATIIIAIAIMLMLDIPLTIVTMLAFPFYAYSVKHFFGKLRELTRERSQALANVQSYLHERVSGVSVIKSFALEEKEQKNFDEVNGQFLDKAIDHTRWNAKAFAVVNTITDVAPLLVLAYAGYQVINGSLSVGTMVAFIAYIDRLYGPLRRLVNSSTSLTQSFASMDRVFELMEEQYDVKDKINAVELPPLSGKIEFDKVRFSYEKDGELVLNDIDFTVNPGETVAFVGMSGGGKSTVISLIPRFYDVTGGAVRIDGYDLRDVSVKSLRNQIGIVLQDSILFSDSVKSNILMGNPDASDEEVIAAAKAANAHDFIKSLPLGYDTKVGERGVKLSGGQKQRVAIARVFLKNPPLLVLDEATSALDLESEALIQESLERLANDRTTFIVAHRLSTITHADKIFVIDAGELKEMGTHEQLMNKQGIYYGLFQVQMLRNEKQS from the coding sequence ATGGGTGATAGTATTAAGCGCTACATGAGATTCGTAAAGCCGTACAATTGGCTAATTCTATTGACGATTCTTCTTGGTATTATAAAGTTTGCGATTCCACTTTTTATGCCGTTGCTGATTAAAATTGTAATTGATGATATTATCAATTCGGATCTATTGACGCAGGCAGAAATGACGCGGCAACTATTTTATTGGCTTGGCGGGACGGCGCTGTTGTTCTTCATCGTTCGTCCACCAGTTGAATATTATCGACAATATTACGCGCAGTATGTCAGCAACAAAATTTTGTATGATATTCGGCAGGTATTATATGGACATTTACAAAAACTGAGCCTGAGCTATTATTCGAATACACGAGCAGGGGAAATTATTTCACGCGTCATCAATGATGTAGAGCAAACGAAAAACTTTGTTATGATTGGACTTATGAATATCTGGCTCGATTTGGCAACTATTATCATTGCGATTGCCATTATGTTGATGTTAGACATTCCTTTAACGATTGTGACAATGCTGGCATTTCCTTTCTATGCTTATAGTGTGAAGCATTTTTTCGGCAAGCTACGGGAACTAACACGTGAACGATCCCAAGCCTTAGCGAATGTGCAAAGTTATTTGCATGAACGTGTTTCAGGCGTCAGTGTCATTAAAAGTTTTGCGCTTGAAGAAAAGGAGCAAAAGAATTTTGATGAGGTGAACGGCCAGTTTCTTGATAAAGCTATCGATCATACGAGGTGGAATGCCAAAGCCTTCGCCGTCGTGAATACGATTACGGATGTTGCACCTCTACTTGTACTTGCATATGCGGGATATCAGGTCATCAACGGTTCGCTGTCCGTCGGAACGATGGTGGCGTTTATCGCTTATATCGACAGATTATATGGTCCACTTCGCAGACTGGTGAATTCATCTACCTCATTGACACAGTCATTTGCTTCAATGGACCGTGTTTTTGAATTGATGGAGGAACAGTATGATGTGAAAGATAAGATCAATGCTGTTGAGCTTCCACCATTGAGTGGGAAAATTGAGTTCGACAAAGTCCGTTTTTCTTATGAAAAAGATGGAGAGTTAGTATTGAACGACATTGATTTTACTGTCAATCCTGGGGAAACAGTGGCGTTTGTTGGAATGAGTGGCGGTGGGAAGTCGACGGTTATTAGTTTGATTCCGCGCTTCTATGATGTTACGGGTGGGGCTGTTCGGATAGATGGTTACGATTTGCGAGATGTGTCAGTGAAATCGCTGCGCAATCAAATTGGTATCGTTTTACAGGATAGCATTCTGTTCAGTGATTCCGTCAAAAGTAATATATTAATGGGCAATCCTGATGCGTCAGATGAGGAAGTGATTGCTGCGGCAAAGGCGGCGAATGCACATGACTTCATCAAGTCATTACCACTTGGTTATGATACAAAAGTTGGGGAACGTGGCGTGAAATTATCGGGTGGGCAGAAGCAACGTGTCGCCATCGCGCGTGTCTTTTTAAAAAATCCGCCGCTTCTCGTGTTGGATGAGGCGACATCAGCACTCGATCTTGAAAGTGAAGCGCTTATTCAAGAGTCGTTAGAACGACTAGCAAATGATCGAACAACATTCATTGTTGCACACCGATTATCAACAATTACACATGCCGATAAAATTTTCGTTATTGACGCAGGAGAGCTAAAAGAGATGGGTACACATGAACAATTGATGAATAAGCAAGGGATTTACTATGGATTATTCCAAGTACAAATGCTTAGAAATGAAAAGCAATCCTAA
- the fabL gene encoding enoyl-[acyl-carrier-protein] reductase FabL, with protein sequence MANQKVAMVTGSSRGLGKALAIELAKQGYDIVVNYARSKSAAEETVKEIEALGRKAIMIRANVGDVAKLRVMFEQVKEEFGRLDVFVSNAASGVLRPVMELEESHWDWTMNINAKAMLFGAQEAAKLMDKGGKILGVSSLGSIRYLENYTTVGVSKAAIESITRYLAVELAPMGIAVNTVSGGALDTEALKHFPNREELLEDARKNTPAGRMVEIEDMVKTAMFLISDGADMIRGQTIIVDGGRSVLL encoded by the coding sequence TTAGGGAAGGCGCTAGCAATTGAGCTGGCGAAGCAAGGGTATGATATCGTTGTGAACTATGCCCGCAGTAAGTCTGCCGCAGAAGAAACAGTGAAGGAAATTGAAGCGCTAGGCAGAAAAGCAATTATGATTCGTGCCAATGTTGGCGATGTTGCTAAACTACGTGTCATGTTTGAGCAAGTGAAAGAGGAATTTGGACGCTTAGATGTTTTTGTATCAAATGCAGCATCAGGCGTGTTACGTCCTGTGATGGAGTTAGAAGAATCGCACTGGGATTGGACGATGAATATTAACGCGAAGGCGATGTTATTCGGCGCACAGGAAGCAGCTAAGTTGATGGATAAAGGCGGCAAAATTCTTGGCGTCAGTTCACTCGGCTCGATTCGCTACCTTGAAAACTATACGACAGTCGGTGTTTCGAAAGCGGCGATTGAATCGATTACTCGCTATCTGGCAGTTGAACTTGCTCCGATGGGCATTGCAGTGAACACGGTATCAGGAGGAGCACTTGATACAGAAGCATTGAAGCATTTCCCGAATCGCGAGGAGTTACTAGAAGATGCGCGTAAAAATACGCCTGCAGGTCGTATGGTCGAAATTGAAGATATGGTGAAAACAGCTATGTTCCTTATTTCAGATGGTGCAGATATGATCCGTGGACAGACGATTATCGTCGATGGTGGCCGCTCTGTTTTGTTGTAA
- a CDS encoding ABC transporter permease, producing MLSYIGKRLLQLIPVLLGMTFIVFMIIRAIPGNPAQIILGQQASKEAVEALTIKLGLDNPWYIQYFHYLSDLFKGDLGESMRTRAPVADEIWPYFAATFELALFAIIIAIVIGVNAGIISAWFQNSWFDYTAMILALVGVSMPIFWLGLMGQWAFAIELHWLPATGRMEVRDPISAITNLYVLDTIIQGRFDQLWQVIRHLILPGLALATIPMAIIARMTRSSMLEVMRADYVRTARAKGQKMFWVVYKHALKNAIIPVLTIIGLQMGMLLGGAILTESIFAWPGIGRYIYDAIGARDYPVIQSGILIVAFFFVMINLIVDLLYGLIDPRIKYD from the coding sequence ATGCTCAGCTATATTGGGAAAAGGTTGCTGCAGCTCATTCCTGTCCTACTTGGGATGACGTTCATCGTATTCATGATCATCCGGGCCATCCCGGGTAATCCCGCACAGATTATTCTCGGGCAACAGGCAAGCAAAGAGGCAGTCGAGGCCTTGACGATTAAGCTTGGACTCGATAATCCATGGTATATTCAATATTTTCATTATCTAAGTGATTTGTTTAAAGGTGACTTAGGTGAATCGATGAGAACGCGAGCGCCTGTCGCAGATGAAATATGGCCTTATTTTGCTGCTACTTTTGAATTGGCTCTGTTTGCTATCATTATTGCAATTGTTATCGGTGTCAATGCAGGGATTATTTCGGCATGGTTCCAAAACTCTTGGTTTGACTATACAGCAATGATTTTGGCGCTTGTTGGTGTATCGATGCCTATTTTCTGGCTTGGTCTAATGGGACAATGGGCTTTTGCAATAGAACTTCATTGGTTGCCGGCGACTGGACGAATGGAAGTGCGAGATCCCATCAGTGCCATAACAAATCTCTATGTCCTTGATACCATTATCCAAGGACGTTTCGATCAGTTATGGCAAGTCATACGACATCTCATTTTACCGGGGCTGGCGTTAGCGACAATCCCGATGGCAATTATTGCGCGGATGACGAGATCCAGTATGCTTGAGGTTATGCGTGCGGATTATGTGCGTACGGCACGTGCAAAAGGACAAAAAATGTTTTGGGTTGTTTACAAACATGCATTGAAAAATGCAATTATTCCTGTGCTGACAATCATTGGTCTTCAAATGGGGATGTTGCTTGGCGGTGCCATTTTGACGGAATCTATTTTTGCTTGGCCTGGTATTGGTCGTTATATTTACGATGCAATAGGTGCGAGGGATTATCCAGTTATCCAATCGGGGATTCTCATTGTCGCTTTCTTCTTCGTCATGATTAACCTGATTGTTGACTTGCTGTATGGTCTCATCGATCCGAGGATTAAATATGATTGA
- the ntdP gene encoding nucleoside tri-diphosphate phosphatase: MAIATEGETIQVHSYKHNGSIHRVWQETVVLKGTRNIVVGANERTLVTEADGRTWLTREPSICYFHAEHWFNIICMLREDGVYYYINMSSPFVYDNKSLKYIDYDLDVKVFPDMSYMILDEDEYAEHKKEMGYPDVIDQIMQRNMTTLLSWIKQRRGPFAPDFIDVWTARYAFYKQVKNGK, translated from the coding sequence ATGGCGATTGCTACAGAAGGAGAAACGATACAAGTACATAGTTATAAACATAACGGTAGCATTCATCGTGTTTGGCAAGAGACAGTCGTATTGAAAGGGACGCGAAATATTGTTGTCGGTGCCAACGAACGCACGCTTGTTACAGAAGCGGACGGGCGCACATGGTTAACGCGGGAACCTTCTATCTGCTATTTCCATGCTGAGCATTGGTTTAATATTATTTGTATGTTGAGAGAAGACGGTGTTTATTATTACATCAATATGAGTTCACCGTTTGTTTACGATAACAAATCATTGAAGTATATCGATTATGATTTGGATGTGAAAGTGTTTCCTGATATGAGTTATATGATCCTTGATGAGGATGAATATGCGGAGCATAAAAAGGAGATGGGCTATCCTGATGTCATCGATCAGATTATGCAAAGGAATATGACGACATTATTGAGCTGGATTAAGCAACGTCGTGGACCGTTTGCTCCTGATTTTATCGATGTGTGGACAGCCAGGTATGCGTTTTACAAGCAGGTCAAGAATGGTAAGTGA
- a CDS encoding gamma-type small acid-soluble spore protein, producing MPNNNPSQTNANKVKKQNQLSQQGQTFNPMAEEFGSETDVNEVRKQNQQSEANKKNASGPRANRFENGTK from the coding sequence TTGCCAAACAACAACCCGAGTCAAACGAATGCGAACAAAGTAAAAAAACAAAATCAGCTATCACAGCAAGGTCAAACATTTAACCCAATGGCTGAAGAGTTTGGATCCGAGACGGATGTAAACGAAGTTCGCAAACAAAACCAGCAATCTGAAGCAAACAAGAAAAATGCTTCCGGTCCGCGCGCGAATCGCTTTGAAAACGGCACGAAATAA
- the nikC gene encoding nickel transporter permease, with product MAELVPKVTGKVEVEKVAGPGREAWRSFSKNKVAVVGAGIVVFFILLAIFGPWIAKEGINDQVLADRLLPPSSEYWLGTDDLGRDILSRIIHGSRISLSVGFFSVIGSVVIGSILGVVAGYYGRWVDTIISRIFDIMLAFPSILLAIAIVSVLGPSLRNALIAIAIINVPNFGRLIRSKVLSIKEDEYIMAAKAIGMKDVRILYSHILPNSMAPVIVQGTLAIATAILETAALGFLGLGAQAPQPEWGTILADSKNYMQSAPWTMIFPGLAIMFTVLGFNLMGDGLRDALDPRMKS from the coding sequence ATGGCTGAATTGGTGCCGAAAGTGACTGGCAAAGTAGAAGTGGAAAAAGTAGCAGGACCAGGGCGTGAAGCGTGGAGAAGTTTCAGTAAGAATAAAGTGGCCGTTGTCGGCGCTGGAATTGTAGTCTTCTTTATTCTATTGGCGATATTCGGTCCGTGGATTGCAAAAGAAGGTATTAATGATCAAGTTTTAGCGGATCGGCTTCTCCCTCCTTCGAGTGAGTATTGGCTTGGAACAGATGACCTTGGCAGAGATATTCTTTCGAGAATTATCCATGGGTCGCGTATTTCTTTATCGGTTGGTTTCTTCTCGGTGATTGGGTCGGTTGTAATCGGAAGCATATTAGGGGTTGTTGCAGGGTACTATGGTCGTTGGGTAGACACGATTATCTCACGGATATTCGATATTATGCTGGCATTTCCCTCTATTTTATTGGCGATTGCGATTGTGTCTGTGTTAGGACCGAGCTTACGCAATGCGTTAATAGCCATTGCGATTATTAATGTACCGAACTTTGGGCGGCTCATCCGTTCAAAAGTATTGAGTATTAAAGAAGATGAGTATATTATGGCGGCAAAAGCGATTGGGATGAAGGATGTACGGATTCTCTACTCGCATATCTTACCGAATTCGATGGCTCCCGTAATTGTCCAAGGTACGCTTGCGATTGCAACAGCAATTTTGGAAACAGCTGCCCTTGGATTCCTGGGGTTAGGTGCACAGGCGCCGCAACCTGAATGGGGAACAATCCTTGCAGACTCGAAAAACTACATGCAATCTGCTCCGTGGACAATGATTTTCCCGGGACTGGCAATTATGTTCACCGTCCTCGGCTTTAACTTAATGGGTGATGGTTTGCGTGATGCACTCGATCCTCGGATGAAGAGTTAA
- a CDS encoding ABC transporter substrate-binding protein, with the protein MKMKSRSLALLLMLVLSMILAACTSSNSDDDNVDENRRKTLTFGHSGVASSLDPAHMQEGDSFLVIANLFETLVNFGEQEATVVPGLAETWTSSDDGLTYTFKLRKDVKFHDETDFNADAVVKNFERWSEGNAKDFPYYQLAFDGFNNPVIKSVKADGEDTVIIELNYPQESFLKNLTMSPFSMVSPTSLELADVEADIEYIPVGTGPFKFVEGKLNETIIVVKFEEYWQEELPKLNKITFKSIPNDIARLNALMAKDIDLADHINPADRMEIVDDEELQFYERPFVANIYGDATVIPNDDSMPLVGATIELLDFVPQLTGFDVLSKVQFEIQVEEEK; encoded by the coding sequence ATGAAAATGAAGTCTAGGTCACTCGCCTTGCTCTTAATGCTTGTCCTTTCGATGATACTTGCAGCATGTACTTCGTCGAATTCGGATGATGATAATGTTGATGAAAACAGGAGAAAAACATTGACTTTCGGACATAGTGGGGTTGCTTCTTCACTCGATCCAGCACATATGCAGGAAGGAGATTCTTTCCTCGTTATTGCCAATTTGTTTGAAACACTAGTGAATTTCGGAGAGCAGGAAGCAACGGTTGTTCCTGGATTAGCAGAAACATGGACGTCTAGCGATGATGGCTTGACGTATACATTTAAGTTGCGAAAAGATGTTAAATTTCATGATGAAACAGATTTTAATGCAGATGCTGTTGTAAAAAACTTTGAGCGTTGGAGCGAAGGGAATGCAAAGGATTTCCCTTATTATCAACTCGCATTCGATGGATTCAACAATCCTGTTATAAAATCTGTGAAGGCTGATGGTGAAGATACTGTCATTATTGAGTTGAATTATCCGCAAGAATCATTTTTAAAAAATTTAACGATGAGTCCATTTTCAATGGTCAGTCCAACATCATTGGAGCTAGCTGACGTTGAGGCAGATATTGAGTACATTCCAGTAGGCACAGGGCCTTTCAAATTTGTCGAAGGCAAGTTGAATGAAACAATTATAGTGGTGAAATTCGAGGAGTACTGGCAAGAAGAATTACCGAAGCTTAACAAAATTACTTTTAAGTCAATTCCAAATGATATTGCCCGTTTGAATGCATTGATGGCAAAAGATATTGATTTAGCTGATCATATTAATCCAGCAGATAGAATGGAAATTGTCGATGATGAAGAATTGCAATTTTATGAGCGTCCATTTGTAGCAAATATATATGGAGATGCCACCGTAATTCCGAACGACGACTCGATGCCGCTTGTTGGCGCGACAATAGAATTATTGGACTTTGTGCCGCAGTTGACAGGTTTTGATGTCCTGTCGAAGGTGCAATTTGAAATACAAGTAGAAGAAGAAAAATGA